TGGATACCAGCTGTGGGCACCCTGGTCCCCATTGGATGAATCTCTGCAATGGCTGCGGGGTGCTGTGCCCAGACCCAGCAACACTAAACACCCTTTCCGGGGAGGACAAAGCCCAGCCACTGCCACTGATTTGGAGGTGCAACTTTGCTTCCAGGGGCTGAGTCTGGTGCTGGAATCAAGTGCTAAGACTGGGATGAAGCAACCATTACCCTCCCAATTGGCAGGAGAACCTAGGGCATGCAATAGGGCTGTGCACAAGCCACAGGCAGTGAGGCTTATAGGGCTTGATTCAGTCTTTGGGCATCTAGTGACTGCACAGCCTCCCCACTGGACTGGCTCATTGAGGGTTTCAGAGCGCTCAGCATTCTGTCAAGTGATAAGTCCCCAGCAACGCAGACCCCATGGCCTCCATGAACCACAAGTGCACATGGCTATGGCCATGTGTCGACAAATGCTGCGTGCCATTCTCTTGCTTTATGCTGCCTACAAAAAATGTGCTTTTGCCTTACAACATTCCCGCTAAAACTTCCCTAAGCAAAATCAGGACAAGCTGGGATCCTTGATTGCAAGAGAAGTTATCTCAGGCCCATATCTGATTCCCTTCTACTTCAGAAAAATCAACTCATTGGATTTCACCTTCAACTTATTTCCTGGAATTGTCAACTTTTCTTCAACACCTGTGTTTCTTAGAAATCAATCTATTTCCTGGAACAACTACTTATTCTTTTTATTGCTCAATCCAGTTTCACTGAACAAAATGTagcatttaatttaataatatcaATCTGGCAATAATCCAGAAGAGCATCAACACTCAGATCGTTTGTAGACAGAAGAAACCAATCTTATTGTTTGTCGTCTTTTTGTGAAGAAAGGAACATTGCAAAAGAACATTTACAAATATTGTGAACAGCCTTCCTTACAGTATCTGGTTCACAAATGAAAGAAATGGATctcaattgtatgtatgtatgtatgtatatatgtatgtatgtatgtttaaatGGG
Above is a window of Ahaetulla prasina isolate Xishuangbanna chromosome 4, ASM2864084v1, whole genome shotgun sequence DNA encoding:
- the LOC131198980 gene encoding FANCD2 opposite strand protein-like; its protein translation is MASGYQLWAPWSPLDESLQWLRGAVPRPSNTKHPFRGGQSPATATDLEVQLCFQGLSLVLESSAKTGMKQPLPSQLAGEPRACNRAVHKPQAVRLIGLDSVFGHLVTAQPPHWTGSLRVSERSAFCQVISPQQRRPHGLHEPQVHMAMAMCRQMLRAILLLYAAYKKCAFALQHSR